The following proteins come from a genomic window of Heyndrickxia acidicola:
- a CDS encoding DNA-3-methyladenine glycosylase family protein — protein MWEQRVEIKGPYHFELALDRLANDPLNHVDIPERTVKVPIYEPEPEVAIVKAVGTVEEPVFIISGRHAETKANVIKQIYHIFQWNIGLHAISDHFYQTSLKSIFETHRGTPIVQDFSLYSCLVKCIVHQQLNMKFAQTLTERFVHTFGFEMDGVWFYPSPEKTAELTVEVLRGLQFSQRKAEYLIGLSQLIASGEIRLTELAEKTDEDILNTLVKVRGVGPWTVQNFLLFGLGRANLFPKADIGIQNAIKKLFQLDAKPTHDEMDDFSREWEPYLSYASLYLWRSIETKD, from the coding sequence ATGTGGGAGCAAAGGGTTGAAATAAAGGGTCCTTATCATTTTGAACTTGCTTTAGACCGCTTGGCCAATGATCCTCTTAACCATGTCGATATACCAGAAAGGACAGTAAAAGTCCCGATTTATGAACCGGAGCCTGAAGTGGCAATAGTCAAGGCAGTCGGTACTGTGGAGGAACCGGTGTTCATCATTTCCGGCCGCCATGCTGAAACGAAAGCAAATGTCATCAAGCAGATCTATCATATTTTCCAATGGAATATCGGATTGCATGCCATTTCGGATCATTTTTACCAAACATCTTTAAAATCGATATTTGAAACGCACAGGGGCACCCCTATTGTTCAGGATTTCTCCCTTTACTCCTGCCTTGTCAAATGTATTGTTCACCAGCAGCTGAATATGAAGTTTGCCCAAACACTTACAGAACGTTTTGTACATACATTCGGTTTTGAGATGGATGGGGTCTGGTTCTATCCATCTCCTGAAAAAACAGCTGAACTGACAGTTGAGGTCTTAAGAGGACTTCAATTCAGCCAGAGAAAAGCAGAATATCTAATTGGCCTTTCACAGCTGATTGCCAGCGGGGAAATTCGATTAACCGAGCTTGCAGAAAAAACAGATGAGGACATTTTAAATACCCTTGTGAAGGTTCGAGGGGTCGGTCCATGGACCGTTCAAAACTTTCTCCTGTTTGGATTGGGGAGGGCCAATCTTTTTCCAAAAGCCGACATTGGAATTCAAAATGCCATCAAAAAGCTGTTTCAGCTGGATGCAAAACCTACTCACGATGAAATGGACGATTTTAGCAGAGAGTGGGAGCCTTATTTAAGCTACGCCTCCCTTTATTTATGGAGAAGCATCGAAACGAAGGATTGA
- the pdaA gene encoding delta-lactam-biosynthetic de-N-acetylase has translation MKKWLSTAFALTIAFSFTMQTQAASNKPIHWGFNKGHDGQQADAGKEYNEVLSKNGAFYKGNPNDKILYLTFDNGYENGYTIKVLDVLKKEKVPGIFFVTGHYLQSQPDLVKRMVNEGHLIGNHSWGHPDMTQISDAKIKEELDKVKTKATEITGVKEMRYMRPPRGILSARTIQVANQLGYKHVLWSLAFFDWDVNKQRGWKYSYDSIMSQVHPGAIILLHTVSKDNADALEKVIQDLKKQGYQFKSMDDFMNKEAQNQGINP, from the coding sequence ATGAAGAAATGGTTATCCACAGCTTTTGCACTCACCATTGCTTTTTCATTTACTATGCAAACCCAAGCAGCATCAAATAAGCCGATACATTGGGGATTTAACAAGGGCCATGACGGCCAGCAAGCAGATGCAGGGAAAGAATATAATGAGGTTCTAAGTAAGAACGGTGCTTTTTACAAAGGCAATCCTAATGATAAAATTCTCTATCTGACATTTGATAATGGATATGAAAATGGCTATACCATAAAAGTGCTGGATGTATTGAAAAAAGAGAAGGTTCCGGGTATCTTTTTTGTAACCGGCCATTATCTGCAGTCACAGCCTGATCTCGTCAAGCGAATGGTAAATGAAGGCCATCTGATCGGAAATCATTCCTGGGGACACCCGGATATGACCCAGATTTCCGATGCAAAAATAAAAGAAGAGCTGGATAAAGTGAAAACAAAGGCGACGGAAATTACCGGAGTGAAAGAAATGCGCTATATGAGGCCTCCGCGCGGTATTTTAAGTGCAAGAACCATTCAAGTGGCTAACCAGCTTGGCTACAAGCATGTTCTTTGGTCATTAGCCTTTTTTGACTGGGACGTTAACAAACAGCGCGGCTGGAAGTATTCTTATGACAGCATCATGTCACAGGTGCATCCAGGTGCCATTATCCTTCTTCATACCGTTTCGAAGGACAATGCCGATGCTTTAGAAAAGGTGATTCAGGATTTGAAGAAGCAGGGCTATCAATTCAAAAGCATGGACGATTTTATGAATAAAGAAGCGCAAAATCAAGGTATAAATCCTTAA